The following DNA comes from Mucisphaera calidilacus.
AGCAATACCATGCCTAGCACGATTACTGATAGTGTGTTAAAGATGGTCATGTATCTTAATATCATTACTATAATTCCATGATTTGCAGTAGCTAATGGCTCTTAATTTGTATTTTTTCTTATTTGTTTTTTACTTCGCCGGTCATTCCTTGACTTTGAAATAGTAAGTGTACACTGATGGCACCTCTCGAAATCACGTATCTGGTAGGTGATTAATGCGTTCGGGTTCATTTTATTGTTCGCGATGCTGGCTGGCGTGGGTTGGTGGTTCGTGTTGGTCGTCGTGATCGAGCTCTACGCCTTGTCCGGTGTCGATCAATAGGCCCTCATGCGTTGGAGGGTGACGTAGTTTGTCATGTTGTAGACCAGATTCCTGATGCCGATACGCATTGACGATCGAATGAGCCCATCGCCGCAGATAATCGCCCCGCCTAACGCCCCGGGACCGTTGCCAAAGACGTGCTCGACCCGGGCGCGGACGCGTGATCGCCTGCCGTTGGCCCGACGCTTACTACCGATGCGATAAGCACTTATTGCTTCACACGGAGGCCCGACCCGATCCCCGATCAAGCCGCCCCAGCCGACACAACAACTCGTACGCGTGCGTCCCGGCCAGCGGCACCAGCCCCGGCACCGTGTTGGGCGCATCCCGGTCCCCCGAATACACCTCCACCGTCGCCCCCAACAACCGCCCCGACTCACCCCCCGCCTCCGTCACGTCGATCACCACCTGATCCATGTTGACCCGCCCACGCACCGGCGCATCACACACCCCACCCTCAGGCAGCAACACACGCATCGTCGCCTTGTTCGACAACGACACCGGATAACCATCCCCGTAACCGATCGGCACCACCGCCAGCACGCAGTCGCGATCCGCCGTCCACGTCGACCCGTAACCCACCGCCGTCCCCGCCGCATAACGCGCCACGTGATGGATCACCGTCACCCAACGCACCACCGGCAGCAGCGGGTCCGCCTCCACCAGACGCGGACCGCCCGCAAGATCGTCATACCCGCACCCGTACAGCCCGATCCCGGGCCGAATCATCCCCAGGTGAAACGACGCATCCCGCAGCGTCGCGTAACTGTTCGCCGCATGAAGCACCACGCCCCCAGGCAACAAACCCGCACACCCATCCACCGCCGACCGGTAACGACGCAGCTGCTCGCACGCAAAACCGTAGTCGCTGTCCGCCGTCGCCAGATGCGTGTGCACCCCCGCCACGAACAACCCCTCCGACCCCGCCACCGCCGACAGCACCCGCCCGAGATCCGCAGGCGAAAACCCCGAACGACTCATCCCGGTATCCACGTAAACATGCACGCCCAGCCGGCACCCCTGCGAAGCCGCCGCTTCATCCAGCCCCCGCAACTGATCATCCGTGTGCACCGTCGGCTCCAGCAGACCCGCCACCGCCGCCCGCGCCAGTGCCGAACCCGCCGGCAACGCGTCCACCGGCCCGAGCGTCACCACCGGCACCCCCGGCCCCAACGCCAGCAAGGCCTCCGCCTCTGCCGCCGAGTAAACCGCCAGCCGCTCAACACCCTCAGCCACCAGCCGCCGCGAAACCGCCTCCACCCCCAGCCCGTACGCGTCCTTCTTTACCACCGCGCAAACCCGCGTCCCCGCAGGCACCAGCGACCGGAACACGCCCAGGTTATGAGCCAGCGCATCGAGATCCAACACCACCCGATGCGACGTCGGCCCCCAAAGATCGTGGCCAGTGACACTCACCGCTTTCTTGTACCATACTCACGTTATTCGCTACCATGCGAACCCTGGAGAGCAGCCCCGTGCCGCGGCCGCCCCCGGCCGCAAACCACGGAATGGCCCTAGTTTATGAGTGATCTGTTCGACGAATCGGTACGCTTTGCCGACCTCGGTCTCAATGACCGCATCCTCGCTGCGCTGGACCGCAAGGGCTTCGAGCACCCGACCCTGATCCAAGCCCAGCTCATCCCCCCCATCCTCAACGGCAAGGACGTCATGGGGCAGGCCAAGACCGGCAGCGGCAAGACCGCCGCCTTTGCCCTGCCCATCCTCCACCTCGCCGACCCCGACATCCCCATGCAGGCGCTCGTCCTCGCGCCCACCCGAGAGCTCGCCGTCCAGGTCGCCGGCGAGATAGAAAAACTCGCCGAGGACACCGACATCAAGGTCTCCTGCATCATCGGCGGCGAGTCGATGCGCAAGCAGAAGAAGTCCATGGAGGCCGGCGGTCACATCATCGTTGGCACCCCCGGCCGCGTCATGGACCTCCAGAACCGCCGGGAACTCAGCTTCGACCGGATCCGCTTCGCCGTCCTCGACGAGGTCGACCGCATGCTCGACATCGGCTTCCGCGACGACATCCGCCAGATCCTCAAGACCTGCCCGACCGACCGCCAGACGATCTTCGTTTCCGCCACCATCAGCGGCGAGATCGAACGCCTGGGCCGGCAGTTCATGAAAGAGGATGCGGAGAAGGTCGAAACAGTTGGCAGCTCGCTGACCGTGAGCATGGTCGACCAGAAGTACCTGTCGGTCGAGCCGTGGGACAAGCGGACGATGCTGCTCTACCTGATCCGCAAGGAGGAGCCGGAAACGACCGTCGTCTTCTGCAAGACGAAGGCGACCGTGCACAAGGTCACGCAATACCTTCGTGACAAAGGGGTTAGTGTTCGCGAGATCCATGGCGACCTGCACCAGACCAAGCGCACCCGGGTGATGAACGCGTTGCGTCAGAAGCAGGTGGATGTGCTGATCGCGTCGGACCTTGCTGCGCGGGGGCTGGACATCGACCACATCACGGACGTGGTGAACTACGACCTGCCGGAGGACCCGGAGGTGTACGTGCACCGGATCGGCCGGACGGCCCGGGCGGGCCGTCGCGGGCGGGCGTGGAGTTTCGTTACACCCGAGGAAGGACAACGACTTACAGAAATTGAGAAGCTGTCCGGAGCGTTGATTGAGGCGGTGTTTTACGAGGATTTCGAGCCGGGTCCGATCCCGAAGGCGGTTCGTGAGGAGCGTGCGAAGTCGGAGTCGCCTCGGAAGGTGGTGGAGCGTGGGCCTGTGGATCCTACGACGTTGTCGGAGCAGGAGTTGCAGTCGATGTTCCCGGGCGGGGTGATCCCGAAGGGCAAGCCGAGGACGGGCATGGGCGGTCGTCACCGCGGCCGACGGAGATAGTCGCGGCGCGCACAGTCTGACGACTTTGCAATAATTTACACTTTTTCGGGTTCGTTTCGGGTCGTTTTCGAGCGTTTTGGGTTCGTTTTCGTCCGTTTTGGAGCGTTTTGGTCCAAAAAGGGCCTGTTTTTGGTCACGACGTGCGCACAAAAGCCGTCCTTGTGCGCGCGACCCCCGGAATCAGGGGGTGGGGGTGAAAGAAAGTATCGGTTTTTGGGAGCGTGGCTAGGAGGTGGGGTGAGCGCTGTTTCCTGTCGGCAAGATCACGGGCAATGGCTAGAACATTCCCCATCGATCAGTAGCTCATAGGGCGCATGTTGTGTGCGACGGTGTCTACGGTGCGGTCAACGCCGACGTGTTTGAGGCCTTCATCGAACAGGTGCTGGTGCCGAAGCTGCGTCCTGGCGACATTGTGATTAGGGGGCAGCCTCTCGAGCCGCAAGCGTGCCCGCACGTGTAAACTCGTCGAGTCAGCCGGGGCGATGCTCGAGTACCGCCCGCCATACTCACCCGACCTCAACCTGATCGAGAAGGTCTTCGCGACGGTCACAACCTGCTGCATTCGCTGGCCCGCCTTACCCGCCAGACGCTGTGGCAAGCCTCCCGTCCATCCTCGACGGGATCACCGATTCGGATGCCTACAACTGCTTCCGGCACTGCGAAAATGCGTTATAGATGGATTAGGGATGATCTAAGCTCCGCTGCACCAATCCCAAACCAAACCCTTGACCAAATTAAATCATGATGTAATCTCATGGCAGGTACAGAGATGCACGCGGGTTATCGCTATACCCCCGCACACTGAGGAAGGGAAAAGAAATGTCAATCCGCCGTATCCCCGTCGTCGCCGCCCTCTTGGCAGCCACCACCCTCTCAACCGCCAGCGCCGACCTCGTGCAGTTCGATGACTTCGCAGACACCACCGGGCTCACCCTCAACGGCAGCGCCACCACCACCAGCACCGCTGACGGCACCGTCCTACGACTCACACCCGCCGCCTCAGGACGAGGCGGGTCCGTCTTCAGTTCAACCACCGTCGACGCCGACGAGTTCGCCACCTTTTTCCGCTTCCGAATCACCGACCCAGGCGGCGCCACCTTCGACAACAACAACGAACCCGGAGCCGACGGCATCGTCTTCGTCGTCCAGTCCATCAGCAACTCCCAGGGAGGCGCAGGCGGCGGTATCGGGTACTCTGGCATCGATCAGTCCGTCGGCGTCGAGTTCGACACCTGGGGCAACAACAGCCTCAACGACCCCAGCCAATCCCACGCCGGCATCATCACCAACGGCAGCGTCAACCACGGCCCCGGCTCACCTTTCACCGTCAGCCAGTCCTCTCCTGAATGGGACGACGGCGACATCTTCAACGTATGGATCGACTACGACGGCGACGACCTCAGAGTCAGCTGGTCCGCCGGCAGCATCCCCAGACCCACCACCCCCCAACTCGTCCGTGCCATCGACATCCCCGCCCTCCTCGGCCAACAAACCGGCTTCGTCGGCTTCACCGCCGGTACCGGCGCCGCCTGGGCCAACCACGACATCCTCGAATGGCGCTACACCCCCACCATCCCCGAACCCGCGACCACCGCACTACTCCTGACCGCCGGAGCCCTCACACTCACACGCCGACGCTAATCCCGACATCACTCACAACGAAACCACAACAACTTGACCAAACCCCAACTCTCCCACGCCCAACCCCAACTGCCCGCATCTGACGTAGAAGCCCTAGCCGCTTTCTACAAGGACAAGCTCGGCTTCACGATCGACTACCTCTACGGCGACCCACCCTTCTACGCCCTCGTCTCTCGCGATGGCGCCCACCTCAACCTCCGCAAACTCAGCACCAGCGTCATCAACAGAGAAGCTCAACACCAGGAGCAACTCCTCTCAGCCGCCATCCCCACCCTCAACGTTGAATCCCTATACGAAGAGTTCCAGAAACAAGCCGTCGAGTTCTTCCAACCCCTCAAGCAACAACCCTGGAACGCCAAAGACTTCATCATCAAAGACCCCGACGGCAACCTCCTCTGCTTCGCCTCACCAACCTGAAGCACCACATAACAGCAAAGCCAAAACCGGAAACGAATGCCAACCCACGCTAACTCCCCCACCATCCGCTTAGGCACCCCCACCGACTTCCCCCACATCGACCGCTTCGACCCCTTCGCCGGCGACCGTCAAATCGAACTCGCCCAGAACCGAGTCTTCGTCGCTGTCATCGATGACCTCGTCATCGGCTACACCACCTTCACCAACCCCGGCTTCATCGGCCACCCCTTCATCAACTACCTCGCCGTCGGCCAACCCCACCGACGCCAAGGCGTCGCCACCGGCCTGCTCCACACCGCAACCAGCCACCTCGGCCCAGCCAGAATCTTCGCCTCAACCGAAGACAACAACGCCGAGATGCTCGCCTTCTTCGACAAGGAGAAATGGACTCACGCCGGTACCATCCAAGGCGTCAACAAAGATGGATCCGCCGAATGCTTCTTCTACTATGACATCAGACAGGCCTAAGAAGCACTTTGTAGCAAGCTAGCATAGGCTGCGGCCATGGTTTGTAAGTCACTCATGAACCCACTCAGGCACAAGTGTATGAAATAGATGGGATATCCACGCCTGCCGCTATAAAGCAAAGTAACTAAGTCTTAAGACCGCTAATGCTAATTTTATCTCACTAGATACACAAATCGAATCATACTCTTAGAATTCTTCATACGTATACGATCTTGTGTATTTTAGACATTGTGGCTGCGCGGTAACGAATCAATTGATCGTGTCCTGGACATCGCGAGGGACCGTTTCTGTGGCGATGGATTCCGCGGCGTCGGGACGGATTGGATCACTTCGGACGCACAGGCTCCCAAGCGAAGTCCTTACAAGCACTTTCCTTCGAAAGATGAGCTGGTGGCTCGTGTTCTGAAACGCGAACGCGGCCGGTGGCGAGAAAACCTTTCTGCGGAGTTGAATCACCGGGGGTTGGACCCGGTGTCGAAAATCCTGGCGTGGTTCGATTTGCTGGAGGAAGCGATAAGCATCCCGCACGACCGCGGGTGCATCTTCATCAACGCCTCGATCGACTACCCCGGCGATCGCGCCAGAATCAGGGGGTGGGAGTGAAAAAAAGTACCGGTTGTGGGGAGCGTGGTTAAGGTGGGGTGAGCGCTGTTTCCTGTCGGCAAGATTACGGGCAATGGCGTAGAGAAGAATCGTATGAGTTTGTCGGAGCCTGGAGAAATCGACTTGACAGGGATTTTTCTCCGTGTATTGTTACCGGTAACAAGATCAGAGGTTTCAGCAGCGGTTTCGCTCTCGCGTCCTTGTCGATTCATGAGGTATTGCTCGTGTCGGTGACGAATCAAACCACGATGGAAGATCTCGCCAAGCGGCTGGGCGTCACGAAGATGACGGTGTCCCGGGCTATGCGTAGTGATTCACCGGTGAACAAGGAGACGCGTCGGCGTGTGCTCGAGGCCGCCGAAGAGATGGGCTATCGTCCGAACAGCGCGGCGAAGGCGATGGGTTCGGGGAAGTTCGGCAACGTCGCGCTGGTCACCGGCGACAATCCTTACTACAGCCTGATGCCGCCGATGATGCTTCGGGGGCTGGACGGGGCTCTGGCTGAGGCCAACGTGCACCTGACCTGCAGCCACTTCACGAACGAGCAGCTGACCAACTCGAAGTTTGTGCCCAAGATTGCGAAGTCTCTCTTCGTCGATGGGATGCTGATCAGTTACAACGCCAAGATCCCGGCGCGGATGATCGAGCTGATTGAGGAGTGCCGCAGCCCGACGGTGTGGATCAACTCTCGGCACGACCACGACTGTGTTCGTCCGGATGACTCGCAGGCGGCTTCTGCTGCCACGCGTTCGCTGCTTGAGCTGGGTCACACGCGATGCGCATTCGTGATTCCTCACCGGAACGTTGCCCGTCCGGATGAGCCTGAGCATTACAGTGAGATTGACCGGATCGAGGGGTATCGGAAGGAGATCGCCTCAGCAGGTTTGACTCCTCTGATCATCGGCGACCCCAATCCCGAACAGCTGCCTGAGAACGGGCGGAATGTGAAGGAGCTGTCGGAGCACTTTCGGCATCCGGAGCGGCCGACCGCCGTCGTCTGCTACAGCATGGTTCAGGCCACACGGGTGTATGCGGCCGTTCTGCTGGCGGGTCTTCGCATTCCCGAGGATGTGTCGCTTGTCACGTTCGACGGCGAGATGCCGGGGCTCGTCCCGCTGCCGATCGATGCGATGGTGGTGCCTGAGTATGCCATCGGGCAGGCCGCGGGGCTGGCGATGCTTGAGAAGATCACCAGCCCCGACAAGCCTATTCCGTCCCGGGTGCTCGGATTTACCTGGCGTTGCTGCGGCTCTTCGCGGCCTCTTGATTCTGTTTAACGAGTTATTGTCATGCGATCACGTTTTCTCAAACACGTCTTTGTCTCGGTCCTGCTGCTTGCCGCGGCTGCTGCTGTCCACGGCCAGTTGGACGACGAGTTTGCTTATGCGCAGCGGGAAGATTTCGAGCGTGTTTACACGATCACCACGAACGAAGGGGCGACGGTCAGTCTGCTCGCAGCCCGTGAGCAGGTTCGCATCGAGGTGCCGGTGGGTGCAGAGGCGACCGTGGTGCACGGCGGTGTTGATCGGAGAGCGCCGGGCGCGACGCTGGCCATCAGCACGGTCCTGACGCGTGGGACCGGGGCGTTCACGCCGATACGGATCGGGGTCCAGGGTTCAGACGTGCCCGAGCGGCGGGTTTATCTGCAGTTGCAGAGGAATCCATCGAAGGACCGCGTTGAGATCGTGGTTCGCAACACGATGCTGGGCGCGTCGCTCGGGGATCAGCATCTGGGCAGCCTGATGCTTGACAAGGCCGCGGCGATTGAGTCTGCGTGGCGGCTGGAGCTGGACGACCGTGTGTTTCGCGTCTGGCACGAGGGGGAGGTTGTTCTGGACGGCCGTCACCGCATCGATGATCCCGCGGCGTTTATGGATGTCCAAGGTTTTTTCCACGCTCGACGCAATGCCGGCGGTCGAGGGGCGGTGGTTTTTGACCGCTTCGGTATCGAGGTGATTGCCGCTGAGGAGCAATCCGAGCGCGAGTGACAGAGAGCATGGCTTCACGTTGGCGTTCTTCGCCATGGCCCATTTCCCAGAGTGTCCGGCAATGTTGCCGAGACCGGATTCAGTATCGCACTTATCAGGAGGACAACACATGCTTCGTCAAGACAGACTGTTCACGAGTTGCTTCGTCGCCATCTTCGGCACCGCCGGCATCACCCAGGCCGCTTATCTCACGGACACTTTCGATTACGCGGACCAGTCTGCGTTCGAGTCTGCTTACGAGATCGACGTGGTGGGTAGTCCTGCGGTCGATTTGCAGGCGTCCGAAGGCACGGTTCGCATGACGGTGAACGGCGGTGATCAGGCGGGTGCCAGTAACAAGACGCTGTTCGTCTTCGATGCGTTCACGCCGATGTCGGTTGGTGGTGACATTGTCACGGGCGGGGGCTTCACACCGACGCGATTCGGTATCGAGGTTGCTGATGATCCTGACACTGAGGTCTATGTTCAGCTGCAGGCACGGACCACCGATACGGAGATCGTGCTCAGGCGTGTTAACAACGGGGTCAACACGTTTCTGAACAGTGTCGTGATTGGTGACAACGCGAACTTCAGCGGGACATGGCTGCTTGAGGTTGGCGCGACCGATGTCAGCGTGAGGCGTAACGGCAACCCGATCCTGTCCGCGGTCCATGGGCTGGATTTCGCGAACTATGCGGGCGGAGCTCAGGGCTTCTTCTACGCGCGTAAGAACGCTGCGGGCTCGACCGCGGTGACCTTCGACAACTTTGTGATTGACGGGACGGCTGTGCCTGAGCCCGGGGCGGCCATGACGCTGCTTGGCCTGGGTCTGGCGAGCCTACGCCGGCATCGTGGCTGATTCCGGGTGAGACCGCACAGCGCCCATCGGGTCGAGAGGCTCGGTGGGCGATTGGAACTATCGACTCCCCAGGAGGTCCCTCATGGCGTTAGCCAACCGATCGCGATTCGTGCCTGCTTTTACGCTCATTGAGTTGCTTGTGGTCATATCGATCATTGCGTTGCTGATCTCGATTCTTCTGCCCGCGCTCTCTTCGGCGCGGAGGACGGCGGTGACGATTCAGTGCGGATCGAATCAGAGGCAGATCGGCATCGGCCTGTTTGCCTACACCACTGATTATGACGGGCTCCTGCCTCGCGCTTATGACCCGTCGGCGCCCGCGGAGAGTCAGAACTGGACCCGGATCGCGTTTCCGTATGTGGCGCAGGGGCGGCCGGTTCCCTCGTTCACGCAGGACTTTGAGGAACTCGACGACTCTGAGTTCATCTGCCCGGCGTGGGAATCGGGGCTTGCCTCAGATATTGCGAATCCTGAGAACCGTGAGAAGCGTACCTACGGCATGAACGGCGAGTATCTCAATGACGGCAATGCCCCGATGGAGGACTTCGAGCGGCCGACGGCGTTCAAGTCGATCGAGCGTGTGGCGGGCGCTTCTGATACCATGCTGACGATCGATGCGGAGCATTTCTTCGTTCGCCACTACAACTCTTTCGGAGCTCCTCCCTCCAATGACAACATCATCTCGGTGGCTGCGCGTCACGGTGACTCGTGGAACACGTTGTTTATGGATGGTCACATCGAGCGGCTGACCGCGGACCTCATCCCGGCACCCGCGGACCCTGTTGGTGTTGCGCCAGAAACGGGCGTTGCGTTCTGGAGGGGCTTTTGAAACGGCATTATCTCAACTCGTGGACGGTGCATAGTCTCGTGGTCTGTGTGGCACTGGTGGTGTCGGCCTCGGCATGGGGGCAGGCGGGCACTGGCACGGAGTATGACGATGCGGAGCTTCCTGTCGCTGAGGCAGCGGGTGATCGGCTGGTGCCTGCGGAGCTGGTGATCCGTGAGGATGTGGTTCTTCGTCCGTTCGAGGCGCGGATGTTCGGGTTCAACTGGAACTGGTTTTTCGCGAATCCGATGGTGGTCGAGCCGGAGACGAATGTGCTCCGCGATGATTTTGTCGAGGCGATGCGTGGGCTGTCGGTCCCGCTTCAGCGTATGACCGGGACGGAATCACAGTATTTTCAGTGGCGTAAGGCCACGGGTCCGTATGCGGAGAGGCAGCCGTTTTCCCTGCGTCCGTTCCACGGGTCTCCGGCAGTCCGTGTCGGCTTCGGGCCGCTGGAGTGGGTGCGTCTGATGCGGCGGATCAATCCTGAGGTCGAGCTCGTGTGGTGCCTGAATCTCTATCAGGATGCGGCGGAGGATCACGCCGACTTCGCCGAGTTGATGATGTACGACGGGGTTGGTAATCCGAATGGTGGGGTTGATTGGGCAGCGGTGCGTCGCAACGCGGGGATCGAGGGCCCCGCTCCGATCATCCTGTGGGAGTTGGGTAATGAGCTTGACGAGCCCTGGCATCAGGACGTGATCCCGGATGTCGAGGCCTATATCGAGCGATGCGGGGCGGCGATTGAGGCCGTTCGGTCGATCACGCCTGGGGCTCGTTTCGCTGCTCATGCCGTGACCGCGCCCTGGAGTGAGAAGAAGAACCTGAAGAAGTTCGGCCCGGACGGGCACTGGAAAGAGTGGCACCGTCGGGTGCTTGAGGAGCTTGGCGACGAGATTGATTACATGGTGTTTCATCCTTACTACGCCGGCTATCCGATCCCGACGGTGTATCGTTTTGTCTCGGATATCACGGACGACATTCGTCGCATCACGGGGTCTGATCGGATCAAGATTTATTTTTCTGAGCACGCGCGTTGGCCGCCGAGGCCGAGCGATGGTCGGCCGTGGTCTGCGTATTTTCACAAGAGTCATAGTCTCGAGGCGGTGTTGGCTGTCTCCGAGTTTATTAATCTCGGTCACAGCCGGAACGATGTGGCGATGATGACGTATCACATCCTCCACGGTGGTCCCTGGCGGACCATCGACAGGCGGCCTGACGGGGAGGGTTTCTTTTTTACGGGGATCGCCGATCTGTTCAATCTCTACCAGAGCACGATGTCGGGTGCGGTGGTTGAGTCTTCGCTGGCGGGACCCGAGACGGATGTCACGTCGGACAGTCTGAGGCTGTCGGCGCTGGTGACGCGTGACGATGACCGTAGCGGCCTGACTCTGTTTGTGGTCAACCGTTCGGCCAGCAGCACGAGGCGGCTGCGTCTCACGACCCTGGACGGGCCTTACCGGTTGACCGATCGGTGGACCATCCATCATGAGGATCTTGACGCGCACAATACGGCCGACGACCGTCCGCTGGCGCCGCGGCATCAGGCGTACGAGGAGCCCGGGGTTCTGAGGTCGCTTGACGTTTCGCCTCAGACGATCACGGTGTTGCGTCTGACGCGGGATGATGCTGATGCTGCATCGAGAACGACGCAGCGTTAATCCTGGCTGGGCTTGTGTTGAGGGTTGCGGGGCGTCGAAGCGGGAGAGGGTTCTCCGTCGCTTGCTGTTCTGCTGCGCAGCATCCGGGGGGGGATTACTATTCGGGGTTGAAGTTGAGCTGGTAGGCCGTTTCGGGTTCGAGTTCGACGCGTGTGGAGGCGAGGTGCGTGATGCCGTCTTCGGCGTAGAGGTGTAGTGTGCCGGTCTGTGATGACCCGCCGAGGCTGAGGAGTTGTCGGTCGGGTCCGATGGCGCTGGATCCTGTGATGGTGAGTCCGTCGTCGGATTGGAAGACGAGTTTTTTCTGGAGCCATCGTGCGAAGATGCGGTTGTGGTCGAGGGCCCAGATGGCGCCGGCACCGTAGAGCGTTCCGATGATTTTTCGTCCGGGTTTGTCCTGGTCGCCGACGGTGACCCACCCGATAGCGACGATGTAGCGGTCTTCGGGGCCGTTGTGGGTAAAGAGAATGTGGGTGGCGGGGAAGGAGGAGCCGTCGGTGGAGAGAGCGTAGTAGAGTCGCGGGCCGTTCATGTGGAGGCCCATGAGGTAGTAGGGCTGGTCGCCTACGATGAACTTCTTGACGTCGTTGACGGCGCGTTCGGCGTCGAGGACGGGTTTTTCGTAGGTAAAGTGCGTGCCGTCGGGGCTGACGGCGCGGTGGACCTGTCCGAAGTTTCGGAAGTCGCCGAAGTAGATGTAGTATTTACCGTCTTCGTAGAGTTGGACGTTCATGCCGTTGATATCGGCGTTGGTATAGTCGGTGTAGCCCTCCATGGTGATGGTATCTTGAGGTTTGGCGGGGTAGGGAGGCTGTGTGTTGTTCCATGTTTTTCCGTCGGTGCTGGCAAAGACGACGGGCTTGTTTCGGTTGCTGT
Coding sequences within:
- a CDS encoding prepilin-type N-terminal cleavage/methylation domain-containing protein, translated to MALANRSRFVPAFTLIELLVVISIIALLISILLPALSSARRTAVTIQCGSNQRQIGIGLFAYTTDYDGLLPRAYDPSAPAESQNWTRIAFPYVAQGRPVPSFTQDFEELDDSEFICPAWESGLASDIANPENREKRTYGMNGEYLNDGNAPMEDFERPTAFKSIERVAGASDTMLTIDAEHFFVRHYNSFGAPPSNDNIISVAARHGDSWNTLFMDGHIERLTADLIPAPADPVGVAPETGVAFWRGF
- a CDS encoding LacI family DNA-binding transcriptional regulator; translation: MEDLAKRLGVTKMTVSRAMRSDSPVNKETRRRVLEAAEEMGYRPNSAAKAMGSGKFGNVALVTGDNPYYSLMPPMMLRGLDGALAEANVHLTCSHFTNEQLTNSKFVPKIAKSLFVDGMLISYNAKIPARMIELIEECRSPTVWINSRHDHDCVRPDDSQAASAATRSLLELGHTRCAFVIPHRNVARPDEPEHYSEIDRIEGYRKEIASAGLTPLIIGDPNPEQLPENGRNVKELSEHFRHPERPTAVVCYSMVQATRVYAAVLLAGLRIPEDVSLVTFDGEMPGLVPLPIDAMVVPEYAIGQAAGLAMLEKITSPDKPIPSRVLGFTWRCCGSSRPLDSV
- a CDS encoding GNAT family N-acetyltransferase, whose amino-acid sequence is MPTHANSPTIRLGTPTDFPHIDRFDPFAGDRQIELAQNRVFVAVIDDLVIGYTTFTNPGFIGHPFINYLAVGQPHRRQGVATGLLHTATSHLGPARIFASTEDNNAEMLAFFDKEKWTHAGTIQGVNKDGSAECFFYYDIRQA
- the alr gene encoding alanine racemase — its product is MSVTGHDLWGPTSHRVVLDLDALAHNLGVFRSLVPAGTRVCAVVKKDAYGLGVEAVSRRLVAEGVERLAVYSAAEAEALLALGPGVPVVTLGPVDALPAGSALARAAVAGLLEPTVHTDDQLRGLDEAAASQGCRLGVHVYVDTGMSRSGFSPADLGRVLSAVAGSEGLFVAGVHTHLATADSDYGFACEQLRRYRSAVDGCAGLLPGGVVLHAANSYATLRDASFHLGMIRPGIGLYGCGYDDLAGGPRLVEADPLLPVVRWVTVIHHVARYAAGTAVGYGSTWTADRDCVLAVVPIGYGDGYPVSLSNKATMRVLLPEGGVCDAPVRGRVNMDQVVIDVTEAGGESGRLLGATVEVYSGDRDAPNTVPGLVPLAGTHAYELLCRLGRLDRGSGRASV
- a CDS encoding PEP-CTERM sorting domain-containing protein, which codes for MLRQDRLFTSCFVAIFGTAGITQAAYLTDTFDYADQSAFESAYEIDVVGSPAVDLQASEGTVRMTVNGGDQAGASNKTLFVFDAFTPMSVGGDIVTGGGFTPTRFGIEVADDPDTEVYVQLQARTTDTEIVLRRVNNGVNTFLNSVVIGDNANFSGTWLLEVGATDVSVRRNGNPILSAVHGLDFANYAGGAQGFFYARKNAAGSTAVTFDNFVIDGTAVPEPGAAMTLLGLGLASLRRHRG
- a CDS encoding L-type lectin-domain containing protein, coding for MSIRRIPVVAALLAATTLSTASADLVQFDDFADTTGLTLNGSATTTSTADGTVLRLTPAASGRGGSVFSSTTVDADEFATFFRFRITDPGGATFDNNNEPGADGIVFVVQSISNSQGGAGGGIGYSGIDQSVGVEFDTWGNNSLNDPSQSHAGIITNGSVNHGPGSPFTVSQSSPEWDDGDIFNVWIDYDGDDLRVSWSAGSIPRPTTPQLVRAIDIPALLGQQTGFVGFTAGTGAAWANHDILEWRYTPTIPEPATTALLLTAGALTLTRRR
- a CDS encoding DEAD/DEAH box helicase, producing MSDLFDESVRFADLGLNDRILAALDRKGFEHPTLIQAQLIPPILNGKDVMGQAKTGSGKTAAFALPILHLADPDIPMQALVLAPTRELAVQVAGEIEKLAEDTDIKVSCIIGGESMRKQKKSMEAGGHIIVGTPGRVMDLQNRRELSFDRIRFAVLDEVDRMLDIGFRDDIRQILKTCPTDRQTIFVSATISGEIERLGRQFMKEDAEKVETVGSSLTVSMVDQKYLSVEPWDKRTMLLYLIRKEEPETTVVFCKTKATVHKVTQYLRDKGVSVREIHGDLHQTKRTRVMNALRQKQVDVLIASDLAARGLDIDHITDVVNYDLPEDPEVYVHRIGRTARAGRRGRAWSFVTPEEGQRLTEIEKLSGALIEAVFYEDFEPGPIPKAVREERAKSESPRKVVERGPVDPTTLSEQELQSMFPGGVIPKGKPRTGMGGRHRGRRR
- a CDS encoding VOC family protein, whose product is MTKPQLSHAQPQLPASDVEALAAFYKDKLGFTIDYLYGDPPFYALVSRDGAHLNLRKLSTSVINREAQHQEQLLSAAIPTLNVESLYEEFQKQAVEFFQPLKQQPWNAKDFIIKDPDGNLLCFASPT